A genomic segment from Anaeromyxobacter sp. encodes:
- a CDS encoding thioredoxin family protein: MATATVEITQHNFKQVVEKDGIVLIDWWAPWCGPCRVFGPTYEKVAAKHPDLAFGKVDTEAQPELAGSFDIRSIPTLMILRDKVLLFSQAGAVPEAALEDLIAQVRALDMDKVRAEIAEQEKQQAASA; encoded by the coding sequence ATGGCCACCGCCACCGTCGAGATCACCCAGCACAACTTCAAGCAGGTCGTCGAGAAGGACGGGATCGTCCTCATCGACTGGTGGGCCCCGTGGTGCGGCCCGTGCCGCGTCTTCGGGCCGACCTACGAGAAGGTCGCCGCCAAGCACCCGGATCTGGCCTTCGGCAAGGTGGACACCGAGGCGCAGCCCGAGCTGGCCGGCTCCTTCGACATCCGCTCCATCCCCACGCTCATGATCCTGCGCGACAAGGTGCTGCTCTTCTCGCAGGCCGGGGCGGTGCCGGAGGCGGCCCTGGAGGACCTCATCGCGCAGGTGCGGGCGCTCGACATGGACAAGGTCCGGGCCGAGATCGCCGAGCAGGAGAAGCAGCAGGCGGCCAGCGCGTAG
- a CDS encoding response regulator, with the protein MSTIEAGRDTLPSILLVDDDEILRERLAQAIRSRGYEVKTAGSAEEALREVAKESPEMAVLDLKMPGMSGLELLRELRQQDPSTRVLMLTGYGSIATAVQAVREGAVGYLPKPADADEILAALNGKEAEAPKAGETPSLARAEWEHIQRVLTDCSGNISEAARRLGIHRRSLQRKLHKYPPAR; encoded by the coding sequence ATGAGCACCATCGAGGCCGGGAGAGACACGTTGCCGAGCATCCTGCTGGTGGACGACGACGAGATCCTGCGCGAGCGGCTGGCTCAGGCCATCCGGTCGCGCGGCTACGAGGTGAAGACGGCCGGCAGCGCCGAGGAGGCGCTGCGCGAGGTCGCCAAGGAGTCGCCCGAGATGGCGGTCCTGGACCTGAAGATGCCGGGCATGTCGGGCCTGGAGCTGCTGCGCGAGCTGCGCCAGCAGGACCCCTCGACCCGGGTGCTCATGCTGACCGGCTACGGCTCGATCGCCACGGCCGTGCAGGCGGTGCGGGAGGGGGCGGTGGGCTACCTCCCCAAGCCGGCCGACGCGGACGAGATCCTGGCGGCCCTGAACGGCAAGGAGGCCGAGGCCCCCAAGGCCGGTGAGACGCCCTCGCTGGCCCGCGCCGAGTGGGAGCACATCCAGCGGGTGCTGACCGACTGCAGCGGCAACATCTCGGAGGCGGCCCGGCGGCTCGGCATCCACCGCCGCTCGCTGCAGCGCAAGCTGCACAAGTACCCGCCGGCCCGCTGA
- a CDS encoding HAMP domain-containing histidine kinase, whose protein sequence is MSAPPALPVEPSRGAPRPPSVRVGAAPLLEDRGRLNLNWLVQLHWWAILGQILIIGAAELWSEISLPIATLIGFIALEALGNLALGFMAQRVRVTDAVVAAVMLLDAVVLTVILDLTGGATNPFSTLYLVNVVLAAVLLPRRWSWGLLAVSLAGYGSLFVHEGLTSRHHHVTMHMEPGEVMGAHLRGMWMAFGLAALFIVYFVRRVAAALAERERELGEARALVQRREKLASLATLAAGAAHELSTPLSTIAVVAKELQRALADDTSPEVRADLQLVRDQVGRCREILDRMSANAGEAAGEPMAAVALPAWVSGALDGFPARERIKVEYQDGAEGAAIVGPPRALADTLRGLLKNAVQASGPGLPVTLRLALAGDLATVTVVDHGRGMPAEVLARAGEPFFTTKVPGEGMGLGLFLTRTLAEQLGGEFHIASRPGIGTEARIELPAAKAGERSYI, encoded by the coding sequence ATGTCGGCCCCACCCGCACTCCCGGTCGAACCGAGCCGCGGCGCGCCGCGGCCGCCCAGCGTCAGGGTCGGCGCGGCGCCCCTGCTGGAGGATCGCGGCCGGCTCAACCTCAACTGGCTGGTGCAGCTCCACTGGTGGGCCATCCTCGGCCAGATCCTGATCATCGGCGCCGCCGAGCTCTGGAGCGAGATCAGCCTCCCCATCGCCACGCTGATCGGGTTCATCGCCCTCGAGGCGCTGGGCAACCTGGCCCTCGGCTTCATGGCGCAGCGGGTCCGGGTGACCGACGCGGTGGTGGCCGCGGTCATGCTGCTCGACGCGGTGGTGCTGACCGTCATCCTGGACCTGACCGGCGGCGCCACCAACCCCTTCTCGACGCTCTACCTCGTCAACGTGGTGCTGGCGGCCGTGCTGCTGCCGCGGCGCTGGTCGTGGGGGCTGCTGGCGGTCAGCCTGGCGGGCTACGGCTCGCTCTTCGTGCACGAGGGGCTCACCTCCAGGCACCACCACGTCACCATGCACATGGAGCCGGGCGAGGTGATGGGGGCGCACCTGCGCGGCATGTGGATGGCGTTCGGGCTGGCCGCGCTCTTCATCGTCTACTTCGTGCGGCGGGTGGCGGCGGCGCTGGCCGAGCGCGAGCGCGAGCTGGGCGAGGCGCGGGCGCTGGTGCAGCGGCGCGAGAAGCTGGCGTCGCTGGCCACGCTGGCGGCCGGGGCGGCGCACGAGCTCTCCACGCCGCTCTCCACCATCGCGGTGGTGGCCAAGGAGCTGCAGCGGGCCCTGGCCGACGACACCTCGCCCGAGGTGCGGGCCGACCTGCAGCTGGTGCGGGATCAGGTTGGCCGGTGCCGCGAGATCCTGGACCGCATGAGCGCCAACGCCGGCGAGGCGGCCGGCGAGCCCATGGCAGCGGTGGCCCTGCCGGCCTGGGTGAGCGGGGCGCTCGACGGCTTCCCGGCGCGCGAGCGGATCAAGGTCGAGTACCAGGACGGCGCCGAGGGGGCCGCCATCGTGGGCCCACCGCGGGCGCTGGCCGACACCCTGCGCGGGCTCCTCAAGAACGCCGTGCAGGCCTCGGGCCCCGGCCTGCCCGTGACGCTGCGGCTGGCCCTGGCTGGAGACCTGGCCACCGTCACGGTGGTCGACCACGGGCGCGGCATGCCGGCCGAGGTGCTGGCCCGGGCGGGCGAGCCCTTCTTCACCACCAAGGTTCCCGGGGAGGGCATGGGGCTGGGCCTCTTCCTCACCCGGACCCTCGCCGAGCAGCTGGGCGGCGAGTTCCACATCGCGTCGCGCCCGGGCATCGGGACCGAGGCGCGCATCGAGCTGCCGGCTGCCAAGGCCGGCGAGAGGAGCTACATATGA
- a CDS encoding DUF721 domain-containing protein, which yields MRGQRRSVASLLAETLARRRDAAPAALAAALAEACGPQLARQVSCRGLTRDGLVLVVATGEDWAQQVRDLAPQLCQKLNERLGRQAALGLDVRVGAKRP from the coding sequence ATGCGAGGCCAACGCCGCTCCGTGGCCAGCCTGCTGGCCGAGACCCTGGCCCGGCGCCGTGACGCCGCCCCGGCGGCCCTGGCGGCGGCGCTGGCGGAGGCGTGTGGTCCGCAGCTGGCGCGCCAGGTCTCCTGCCGCGGCCTGACCCGGGACGGCCTGGTGCTGGTGGTGGCCACCGGCGAGGACTGGGCCCAGCAGGTGCGCGACCTGGCGCCGCAGCTCTGCCAGAAGCTGAACGAGCGGCTGGGCCGGCAGGCGGCGCTCGGCCTGGACGTCAGGGTCGGGGCCAAGCGACCCTGA
- a CDS encoding transglycosylase SLT domain-containing protein, translating into MRPLHPGPPTLPALALVVALIWAPASRASEPLSDWLGALGDSASALDAGDPAGALAAARRASAALPRGAAGARAEAAAGLALLALGRATDAAGPLGAALAAPPAGLAPCLELALGQALLEGGRAAEAAAHLAAAVESAAPGVEPRARRLEIRALLSSGRFAEAADRLEPLLATAPPGQDGAALQLQLAEASRLLGRAPRAWSLARALALDQPEREEAAAALATLERWRGEGDQVPPLGAEDHRARAERLLARGRPGEALAELDLAEGAAQPGAATAAARAGPTPEPTLLRAFALLALGRHADAAALAGPLREAAQPAGVRRGATWVLARVASRAGRQAEAAALYRRVAATAEPIPWLTEARWRDLGDEAAYLAAWLPYDAGALRQASRQLTAFARAHPASRRAEDARWFAAWALVRLGARAEAARALRQLEAGPLRAAALYWQARLAPGPAKARPLYLQASAAGSEGWYGLAARARLGALPGAPGPGGDSAPPRPPTAPTAPAARAAGAPAAQVEPGPLAPLELSAQPAAPALRAAAALLGLGLRGLALESLEEVARGGEVRAVAGPLAELATFAGEDELAFRVARDRLGASARTRRWLYPSPQPALLPPLAAAAAVDPDLVRAVLRRESGFRAGIRSGAGAIGLMQLLPATASRLGALAGLSQDPARRLADPAVNLGLGAHYLGLLLDRFGDEAVALAAYNAGPAAASAWARDRAGLPLDEWIEAIPYKETRAYVKVVLAERQAYRRLGGLAPSLDPARRAPAPGDGVAF; encoded by the coding sequence ATGCGCCCCCTGCACCCCGGCCCGCCCACCCTCCCCGCTCTCGCCCTGGTCGTCGCGCTGATCTGGGCGCCGGCCAGCCGCGCCAGCGAGCCCTTGTCCGACTGGCTCGGCGCGCTGGGCGACTCGGCCTCGGCGCTCGACGCCGGCGACCCGGCCGGCGCCCTGGCCGCGGCTCGCCGAGCCAGCGCCGCGCTGCCGCGCGGAGCCGCCGGGGCGCGGGCCGAGGCCGCGGCCGGCCTGGCCCTGCTGGCCCTCGGGCGCGCCACCGACGCCGCCGGCCCGCTCGGCGCCGCCCTGGCCGCGCCTCCGGCCGGGCTGGCGCCCTGCCTCGAGCTCGCCCTGGGCCAGGCGCTCCTGGAGGGCGGCCGCGCCGCCGAGGCCGCGGCCCACCTGGCGGCGGCGGTGGAGTCGGCCGCGCCGGGCGTGGAGCCGCGCGCCCGGCGGCTGGAGATCCGGGCCCTGCTCTCCTCGGGTCGGTTCGCCGAGGCGGCCGACCGGCTCGAGCCCCTGCTGGCGACGGCGCCGCCCGGCCAGGACGGCGCCGCCTTGCAGCTGCAGCTGGCCGAGGCCAGCCGCCTGCTCGGACGGGCCCCGCGGGCCTGGAGCCTGGCCCGGGCCCTGGCGCTGGACCAGCCGGAGCGCGAGGAGGCGGCCGCCGCCCTGGCGACGCTGGAGCGGTGGCGCGGCGAGGGCGACCAGGTCCCGCCCCTGGGCGCCGAGGACCACCGGGCCCGGGCCGAGCGGCTGCTGGCCCGCGGCCGCCCGGGCGAGGCCCTGGCCGAGCTCGACCTGGCCGAGGGCGCGGCCCAGCCTGGTGCGGCCACCGCGGCGGCCCGCGCCGGCCCGACGCCGGAGCCCACGCTCCTCCGGGCCTTCGCCCTGCTCGCCCTGGGCCGCCACGCCGACGCCGCGGCGCTGGCCGGCCCGCTCCGGGAGGCGGCGCAGCCCGCCGGCGTGCGCCGCGGCGCCACCTGGGTCCTGGCCCGCGTGGCGTCCCGCGCCGGGCGGCAGGCCGAGGCCGCCGCCCTGTACCGACGGGTGGCCGCCACCGCCGAGCCGATCCCCTGGCTCACCGAGGCGCGCTGGCGCGACCTCGGCGACGAGGCGGCCTACCTCGCCGCCTGGCTGCCCTACGACGCGGGCGCGCTGCGCCAGGCCTCCCGTCAGCTGACCGCGTTCGCCCGCGCCCACCCGGCCTCGCGGCGGGCCGAGGACGCCCGCTGGTTCGCGGCCTGGGCGCTGGTGCGCCTGGGCGCCCGCGCCGAGGCGGCCCGCGCCCTGCGCCAGCTGGAGGCGGGGCCGCTGCGCGCCGCGGCCCTCTACTGGCAGGCGCGCCTGGCGCCGGGCCCAGCCAAGGCCAGGCCGCTCTACCTGCAGGCCAGCGCGGCCGGATCCGAGGGCTGGTACGGCCTGGCGGCGCGCGCCAGGCTGGGCGCCCTCCCCGGGGCGCCGGGGCCAGGGGGCGACTCCGCCCCGCCGCGGCCGCCCACCGCGCCCACCGCGCCCGCCGCCCGCGCCGCCGGGGCGCCGGCCGCCCAGGTCGAGCCCGGGCCGCTCGCGCCGCTGGAGCTCTCCGCCCAGCCCGCAGCGCCGGCGCTCCGTGCCGCCGCCGCGCTGCTCGGGCTGGGGCTGCGCGGCCTGGCCCTCGAGTCGCTCGAGGAGGTGGCCCGCGGCGGCGAGGTCCGCGCCGTGGCCGGCCCGCTGGCGGAGCTGGCCACCTTCGCCGGGGAGGACGAGCTGGCCTTCCGGGTGGCGCGCGACCGGCTCGGGGCGAGCGCCCGCACCCGGCGCTGGCTCTACCCGTCGCCGCAGCCGGCGCTGCTGCCCCCGCTGGCCGCCGCGGCCGCGGTGGACCCGGACCTGGTGCGCGCCGTGCTCCGGCGCGAGTCGGGCTTCCGCGCCGGGATCCGGAGCGGCGCCGGCGCGATCGGGCTCATGCAGCTCCTGCCCGCCACCGCCTCGCGCCTCGGCGCCCTGGCCGGCCTCTCCCAGGACCCGGCCCGGCGGCTGGCCGACCCCGCGGTGAACCTCGGGCTGGGTGCGCACTACCTGGGGCTGCTGCTCGACCGGTTCGGTGACGAGGCGGTGGCGCTGGCGGCCTACAACGCCGGGCCGGCGGCGGCATCGGCCTGGGCGCGCGACCGCGCCGGGCTCCCGCTCGACGAGTGGATCGAGGCCATCCCGTACAAGGAGACCCGGGCCTACGTGAAGGTGGTGCTGGCCGAGCGCCAGGCCTATCGCCGCCTCGGCGGCCTGGCGCCCTCCCTCGACCCGGCCCGGCGGGCGCCCGCGCCCGGCGACGGCGTGGCCTTCTGA
- a CDS encoding ribonuclease D: protein MSLLHQTAPVLVADPAALERLLAALRPEPVVALDTESNSFHVYRERVCLLQLSTAAQDWVVDPLAVDVRPLGALLCDGRELVLHGADYDVRCLKREFGWRLPRLFDTMLAARRLGRTGLGLSALVEARFAVKLSKAHQRSDWGHRPLSRDQLAYAALDTHFLLPLASELSAELEEKGLAAQARQEFERTAAVEPKERVFDEEGWRRLKGARELDATGKAVLRALWIAREARAREADRPPFKVLAEPSMVEVARTRPATAEGLARVPGITSQVLRRMGDDLREALQARPAGA from the coding sequence GTGAGCCTCCTCCACCAGACCGCCCCCGTGCTGGTCGCCGATCCCGCCGCGCTGGAGCGCCTCCTCGCGGCGCTCCGCCCCGAGCCGGTGGTGGCGCTCGACACCGAGTCCAACAGCTTCCACGTCTACCGGGAGCGGGTCTGCCTGCTCCAGCTCTCCACGGCCGCCCAGGACTGGGTGGTCGACCCCCTGGCGGTGGACGTCCGGCCGCTGGGCGCGCTGCTGTGTGACGGGCGCGAGCTGGTGCTGCACGGGGCCGACTACGACGTGCGCTGCCTCAAGCGGGAGTTCGGCTGGCGGCTGCCCCGCCTCTTCGACACCATGCTGGCGGCCCGCCGCCTGGGACGGACCGGGCTGGGGCTCTCGGCGCTGGTGGAGGCCCGCTTCGCGGTCAAGCTCTCCAAGGCCCACCAGCGCTCCGACTGGGGCCACCGCCCGCTCTCCCGCGACCAGCTGGCCTACGCGGCGCTCGACACCCACTTCCTGCTGCCGCTGGCGAGCGAGCTCTCGGCGGAGCTGGAGGAGAAGGGGCTGGCGGCCCAGGCCAGGCAGGAGTTCGAGCGCACCGCGGCCGTCGAGCCGAAGGAGCGGGTCTTCGACGAGGAGGGGTGGCGGCGTCTCAAGGGCGCCCGCGAGCTCGACGCCACCGGCAAGGCCGTGCTGCGGGCGCTCTGGATCGCGCGCGAGGCGCGGGCTCGCGAGGCCGACCGGCCGCCCTTCAAGGTGCTGGCCGAGCCCTCCATGGTGGAGGTGGCGCGCACCCGGCCGGCCACCGCCGAGGGGCTGGCCCGGGTGCCGGGCATCACCTCGCAGGTGCTGCGGCGCATGGGCGACGACCTGCGGGAGGCGCTGCAGGCGCGCCCCGCCGGGGCCTGA
- a CDS encoding pseudouridine-5'-phosphate glycosidase, with translation MIDLLSVAPEVAEALAAGRPVVALESSVVAQGLPPPANLEAAARCAAAIRARGAVPATVALLSGRVVVGASAAELARLADPSRRPAKAGARDLAALLAAGRDAGTTVSATAAVAALAGIRLFATGGIGGVHRTLPGQVPAAGDVSADLAELARSPVCVVSAGPKAILDLAATAEVLESLGVPLLGFRTSELPAFYSDGSGVPLAHRVESAAEAALVLRLHWLGLGRREGVLLCVPPPAPLPRAEVEAAVAAALARAQALGVAGQAVTPFLLGAVAQATAGRAQAANLALLERNAEVAAEVAVAFSAAG, from the coding sequence GTGATCGACCTGCTCAGCGTGGCGCCCGAGGTGGCCGAGGCGCTGGCCGCCGGGCGGCCGGTGGTGGCCCTGGAGAGCAGCGTGGTGGCCCAGGGGCTGCCGCCCCCGGCCAACCTGGAGGCGGCGGCGCGCTGCGCCGCGGCGATCCGGGCGCGCGGCGCCGTGCCGGCCACGGTGGCGCTGCTCTCGGGCCGGGTGGTGGTGGGCGCCAGCGCGGCCGAGCTGGCGCGCCTGGCCGACCCGTCGCGGCGGCCGGCCAAGGCCGGCGCGCGCGACCTGGCGGCGCTCCTGGCGGCCGGCCGCGACGCCGGCACCACCGTCTCGGCCACCGCCGCCGTGGCCGCGCTGGCCGGCATCCGGCTCTTCGCCACCGGCGGCATCGGGGGCGTGCACCGCACCCTGCCGGGCCAGGTCCCGGCGGCCGGCGACGTCTCGGCCGACCTGGCCGAGCTGGCGCGCTCCCCGGTCTGCGTGGTCTCGGCCGGCCCCAAGGCCATCCTGGACCTGGCGGCCACCGCCGAGGTGCTGGAGTCGCTGGGGGTGCCGCTGCTGGGCTTCCGCACCTCCGAGCTGCCGGCCTTCTACTCGGACGGCAGCGGCGTGCCGCTGGCGCACCGGGTGGAGTCGGCGGCCGAGGCCGCGCTGGTGCTGCGGCTGCACTGGCTCGGGCTGGGGCGGCGCGAGGGGGTGCTGCTGTGCGTGCCGCCGCCGGCGCCGCTGCCCCGGGCCGAGGTGGAGGCGGCGGTGGCCGCGGCCCTGGCGCGGGCGCAGGCGCTGGGCGTGGCCGGCCAGGCCGTCACCCCGTTCCTGCTGGGCGCCGTGGCCCAGGCCACGGCCGGCCGCGCCCAGGCGGCCAACCTGGCGCTGCTGGAGCGGAACGCCGAGGTGGCCGCCGAGGTGGCGGTGGCGTTCTCGGCGGCAGGGTAG
- a CDS encoding response regulator transcription factor, with amino-acid sequence MTATARPLVLLVDDDPEICAFLATLLDLEGLEPRVASDADSAVALAPGAALALIDVAMPGQDGFSLCRRLRAAGFTSPIVMVSARPGPELARQAAEAGADEFVRKPFDNAELVARLRGRIAAAAH; translated from the coding sequence GTGACCGCGACCGCCCGGCCGCTGGTGCTGCTGGTGGACGACGACCCGGAGATCTGCGCGTTCCTGGCCACCCTGCTCGACCTGGAGGGGCTGGAGCCGCGGGTGGCGTCGGATGCCGACTCGGCCGTGGCCCTGGCGCCCGGCGCCGCGCTGGCGCTGATCGACGTGGCCATGCCCGGCCAGGACGGCTTCTCGCTCTGCCGCCGGCTGCGCGCCGCAGGCTTCACGTCCCCCATCGTCATGGTGTCGGCCCGGCCCGGGCCGGAGCTGGCGCGCCAGGCCGCCGAGGCCGGCGCCGACGAGTTCGTGCGCAAGCCGTTCGACAACGCCGAGCTGGTGGCCCGACTGCGCGGGCGGATCGCAGCCGCGGCCCACTAG
- a CDS encoding FliI/YscN family ATPase: MGVIAGADRAAALAGARVQLRGRITRLSGLALEAALGGVRQGEVCAIDAPGGPLLAEVVGLREGRAVLLPLGDAAGVALDAVVSPTGAPLVVPVGEGLLGRVLDGLGRPLDGRPLPPGLAAWAVDRPPPGPLSRRRLSVPLPTGVRVLDGLLTLGRGQRLGLFAGAGVGKSALLGQVARQAVADVVVACLVGERGREVQEFLEDALGPAGRRRAVVVAATSDAPALVRLRAAQVATAIAEWFAEAGREVLFLCDSLTRFARAQREVGLAAGEPPARQGYPPSVFQALPRLLERTGARARGSITAIYTVLVAGGDHDEPIADEARGLLDGHVVLERRLAERGHFPAVDVAASVSRVMGQVAAPAHRAAAARVRALLSAHERSRDLVLMGAHRPGADPEVDLALARWPALEAFLRQAPGEAESFGSTLERLAALAA, from the coding sequence GTGGGCGTGATCGCCGGGGCGGACCGGGCCGCGGCCCTGGCGGGCGCCCGCGTCCAGCTGCGCGGGCGGATCACCCGCCTGTCGGGGCTGGCGCTGGAGGCGGCGCTGGGCGGGGTGCGGCAGGGGGAGGTCTGCGCCATCGACGCGCCGGGCGGCCCGCTGCTGGCCGAGGTGGTGGGGCTGCGGGAGGGGCGGGCGGTCCTCCTGCCGCTGGGCGACGCCGCCGGGGTGGCCCTCGACGCCGTGGTCTCACCCACCGGCGCGCCGCTGGTCGTGCCGGTGGGCGAGGGGCTGCTGGGCCGGGTGCTCGACGGGCTGGGCCGGCCCCTCGACGGCCGCCCCCTGCCGCCCGGCCTGGCCGCCTGGGCCGTGGACCGCCCGCCGCCGGGGCCGCTCTCGCGCCGCCGCCTCTCGGTCCCGCTCCCCACCGGCGTGCGGGTCCTCGACGGGCTGCTGACGCTGGGGCGCGGCCAGCGGCTCGGCCTGTTCGCCGGGGCCGGGGTGGGCAAGTCGGCCCTGCTCGGCCAGGTGGCCCGGCAGGCCGTGGCCGACGTGGTGGTGGCCTGCCTGGTGGGGGAGCGCGGCCGCGAGGTCCAGGAGTTCCTCGAGGACGCGCTCGGGCCGGCGGGGCGCCGGCGCGCCGTGGTGGTGGCGGCCACCAGCGACGCCCCGGCGCTGGTCCGGCTGCGCGCCGCGCAGGTGGCCACCGCCATCGCCGAGTGGTTCGCCGAGGCGGGCCGGGAGGTCCTCTTCCTGTGCGACTCGCTGACCCGCTTCGCCCGGGCCCAGCGGGAGGTCGGCCTGGCCGCCGGGGAGCCGCCGGCGCGGCAGGGCTACCCGCCCAGCGTGTTCCAGGCGCTGCCACGCCTGCTGGAGCGGACCGGCGCCCGCGCCCGCGGGAGCATCACCGCCATCTACACCGTGCTGGTGGCGGGCGGCGACCACGACGAGCCCATCGCCGACGAGGCGCGCGGCCTGCTCGACGGCCACGTGGTGCTGGAGCGGCGGCTGGCGGAGCGTGGCCACTTCCCGGCGGTGGACGTGGCGGCCAGCGTGTCGCGGGTCATGGGGCAGGTGGCGGCGCCGGCCCACCGCGCCGCGGCGGCGCGGGTGCGGGCGCTCCTGTCGGCCCACGAGCGGAGCCGGGACCTGGTGCTCATGGGCGCGCACCGGCCGGGCGCGGACCCGGAGGTGGACCTGGCGCTGGCGCGCTGGCCGGCGCTGGAGGCCTTCCTGCGCCAGGCACCCGGCGAGGCGGAGTCCTTCGGGTCCACCCTGGAGCGCCTGGCGGCGCTGGCGGCATGA